The Rhodanobacteraceae bacterium genomic sequence AAGCCCATCGTAGGTCGAAGTGCCGCGCCCAACCTCGTCCATCAGCACCAGCGATTGCGCGGTTGCGTTGTGCAGGATGTTGGCGGTCTCGCTCATCTCGACCATGAAGGTCGACTGCCCGCGCGCCAAGTCGTCGCCTGCGCCGATGCGGGTGAAGATGCGGTCGATCGGCCCGAGCGTGGCGCGCGCGGCGGGCACGAAACTGCCGATGTGCGCCAGCAGCACGATCAATGCGTTCTGGCGCATGTAGGTGCTCTTGCCGCCCATGTTCGGGCCGGTGATCACCAGCATCCGGCGCGAGTCGTCGAGCGCGAGGTCGTTGGGTTCGAACGGTTCGGTGCGTACCTGTTCGACCACCGGGTGGTGGCCGCGCTCGATCGCGATGCAAGGTGCATCGACCAGTTGCGGCGCGTTCCAGTCCAGCGTGTCGGCGCGCTCGGCAAGATCGGCCAGCACGTCGAGTTCCGCGATCGCGGCGGCGGCGTCCTTCAGCGGCGCGAGCTTGTCGATCAGCGCATCCAGTACGCCTTCGTACAACGCGCGCTCGCGCATCAAGGAACGTTCCTTCGCGGACAGCACCTTGTCCTCGAAGGTTTTCAGTTCCTCGGTGATGTAGCGCTCGGCGTTCTTGGTGGTCTGGCGGCGGGTGTAGTGCGCCGGCGCCTTGGCGTCATGGGATTTGCCGAACTCGATGTAGTAGCCGTGCACGCGGTTGTAGCCGACCTTCAGCGTCGCGATGCCGGTGGCGGCGCGTTCGCGCGCTTCGAGTTCGACGAGGTATTGATCGGCGTGCGTCGCGAGCTGGCGCAGTTCGTCCAGTTCCGCATCGTAGCCATCGGCGATCGCGCCGCCGTCGCGCAGCAGCATCGGCGGGCGCTCCACGATGGCCTGCGCCAGCAGCCGCGCGGTGTCGGCATGGTCGCCGATGCGTTGCAGCAGGTCGTGCAGCAACGGCGATTCGATCCGCGACAACACTTCCCGCAATGCCGGTGCGGCGGCCAGTCCATCGCGCAAGGTCGCGAGATCGCGCGGACGCGCCGAACGCAGCGCCACCCGCGCGAGGATGCGTTCGAGGTCACCGATCGCGCGCAGCTTTTCGCGCAGGGGTTCGAATGTGCGAGCGTCGATCAATACACCAACGGCCTGATGCCGCGCACGCAAAACGGTGCGGTCGCGCAGCGGACGGTGCAGCCAGCGGCGCAGCATGCGCGCGCCCATCGGCGTGATCGTCGCATCCAGCACGCCGAGCAGGGTGTAACGCGTGTCGCCCGTCGGATGCGTGTCGAGTTCGAGGTTGCGACGGGTCGCCGCATCCATCGCCAGCGTTTCGTCGGCCGATTCGACGGCAAGTCCGGTCAGGTGCGGCAACGCGGCCTTCTGGGTTTCCTTGAGGTATTGCAGCAGGCAACCCGCGGCGCCGATCGCCGCGTGCAGGCCGTCCGCGCCGAAGCCGGACAGGTCGCGGGTGCCGAAGAACGCGGTCAGCTCGCGCGCGGCGCTGGTTTCGTCGAAATGCCACGGCGGGCGTTGGCGCAGACCGTTCAACGAAGCGACAGCCTGCGGCATCGCCGCATCCTCGCCGACCAGCGTTTCCGCAGGTGCGAGGCGCGCGAGTTCGGCGGCCAGCGCCGCATCGTCCGCGACTTCGCTCAATACGAACCGGCCTGACGCCAGATCGGCCCACGCCAATCCGAAACCGTCGGAACCGCGTGCGATCGCCAGCAACAGGTTGTCGCGGCGTTCCGGCAGCAGCGCCTCGTCGGTCACCGTGCCGGGCGTCACCACCCGCACCACCTTGCGCTCCATCGGGCCCTTGCCGTTCGGATCGCCGATCTGCTCGCAGATCGCCACCGACTCGCCCGCGCGCACCAGCTTGGCAAGGTAGGCCTCGACCGCGTGATAGGGCACGCCCGCCATCGGGATCGGTGCGCCGGCCGATTCGCCGCGCTGGGTCAGCGTGATATCCAGCAGCCGCGCGGCCTTACGCGCGTCGTCGTAGAACAACTCGTAGAAATCGCCCATCCGGAAAAACAGCAGCGTGCCCGGATACTCCGCCTTCGCGGCGAGGTACTGGCGCATCAGCGGCGTGTGGCGGGCGAGGTCTTGCGGGTTCATCAGGCGGGGCGGGGGACAAGGCAAGCGCGCAGTGTCGCATGCGCGGGCTGCCGGCCCAAGCTGTCACGAGACTGTCATGTTGCGCCGCTGCAATAATCCCGTCACCGGACCGCCACGACATCGCATGCACAAGCGCATCCTCATCGTCGAAGACGAAGCCTCGATCCGCGACATGGTCGCCTTCGCCCTGCGCAAGGCCGACATGGACGTGGCGCAAGCCGCCGATGCGCGCGCGGCCGAGATAGCGATCGCCGACGCGCCGCCCGACCTGATCCTGCTGGACTGGATGCTGCCGGGCATGACGGGGCTGGAACTGGCGCGGCGCCTGCGCCACGACCCGCGCACCGCCGAGGTACCGATCATCATGCTGACCGCGCGCGGCGAGGAAATGGATCGCGTCAACGGCCTCGAAGCCGGTGTCGATGATTACGTGGTGAAACCCTTCTCGACGCGCGAGCTGATCGCGCGGATCAAGGCGGTGCTGCGGCGCGCGCAGGGCGACGATGGCGCCGGTTCGGTCGAGATGGGCGGCCTGCGCATCGACGGCCCGGCGCACCGCGTGTTCGCGGGCGCGACGCAAATCGAGATCGGCCCGACCGAATACCGCCTGCTGCACTTCTTCATGACCCACGCCGAGCGCGTGTATTCGCGCGCGCAACTGCTCGATCATGTGTGGGGCGGCAGCGTGTACGTGGAGGAACGCACCGTGGACGTGCACATCCGCCGCCTGCGCAAGACGCTGGAGCCGTTCGGGCTGGAGGGTTTGATCCAGACCGTGCGCGGCACCGGCTACCGGTTTTCCGCGTCGCCATGAACGGCGATCGCGCGCGCGCGCGGCGCCTCGCCGCCCAGTTGCGCGACCTGCGCACGGTTGCCTGCGCGCTGCCGGATGCGCTGGTGCTGCTCGATCCCGACGGCCGCGTGCGCTGGTGCAATCCCGCGGCATCGCAGTTGCTCGGCATCGCGTGGCCGCGCGATCGTGGCCAGCCGGTGGCCGCACGCTTCGGTGAGGGCGAAGCCGGCGCGTGGCTGCGCGCAGGGCAGGGTGACGGCGACGACATCGCTTCGCCCGTCGATGCGGCGGTGCGATTGCAACTGACGCTGATTCCCTATGGCGACCAGCGACGCCTCTTGATCGCGCGCGACATCAGCCGGGTCGCGCGGCTGGAGCAGGTGCGCCGCGATTTCGTCGCCAACGTGTCGCACGAGTTGCGCACGCCGCTGACGGTGATCCACGGCTATCTGGAACTGCTCGATCCGGAAGACGTGCCCGCGCTGGCGCCGGTGCTGAATGAAATGCGCGCGCAATCGCAGCGGATGCGGCAGATCGTCGAGGACCTGCTGGAACTCTCAAGGCTGGAAATGCAGCAGCGCGTCGTCGAGGAACGCGTCGAGATGGCGCCGATGCTGGAGACGCTGCGCCGCGAAGCCGAAGCCCTGAGCCAGGGCCGCCATCGCATCGCGCTGGAAGATTCCGCGCACGCCGACCTGCTCGGCTCGCCCAAGGACCTGCACAGCGCGTTCTCCAACCTCGTCAGCAACGCGGTGCGCTACACACCCGAAGGCGGCAGCATCACGATCCGCTGGAAGCGCGCCGGCAGCGGCGCGGAATATTCGGTCAGCGACACCGGCTACGGCATTCCCGCCGAGCACCTGTCGCGGTTGACCGAACGTTTCTACCGCGTGTCGTCCAGCCGCTCGCGCGCCACCGGCGGCACCGGCCTTGGCCTGTCGATCGTCAAGCACGTGCTGAACCTGCACGACGCCAGTTTGCGGATCGCGAGCGAGGCGGGGAAGGGCTCGACCTTCGCCTGCGTGTTCGATGGGGCGCGATTGCTGGATGCGGAAGCTGGTGTACAGACCAGCTCATGACCGCAGCGGACGTGGTCGATCGACTTCGACTTTGATTCATTTGGCCGGGGTCGGCCCGAAGCAGCCCCTCAGGGCTGTTGCACCAAAGCATCAGCTAACAGCGACCGCACCCCTCATCTTGTCCAACGGCGCGCTTTTGCGGAACAACTTCTTCGCCAACGCAATCTGCGTGCGAAGTCTCGGGGAAAATTCGTCCGTCTTGCCGAGTCGTTCCGACTTCAGAAACGCATTCAAGTCCTTCATCTTCTGGAATTCAGGCTCCAAAAACAGGCTGTCCTCATTTCCATCAGTCAAATAATCGTCAACAACCTGGACTGCTGCATCACCGATATCACCTAAGTACCCACCCTTTTGAAGCTTTTGGATCGCTAATGAAATGTCGCGATGTCCATAGCTTAATTGGCTGTTTATTAGAAAGTCCTTCACAAGATCAACGACAATCATCATAAACAAGTAGCGTGTTTGTCCGCGACTAGGTTGCTTCGCACCACGGCCAAACCCATACATACCTGCTAATTTCTGAATTAGAAAGGCCGCATAAAGATCATCAACCCCAAATGAATCACCGCTTGTGATCTTGTGAAAAAACGAACCGCCAGGGGCAAATGGCGGATTCTTACCGAACGCGATGCCGGGCTCGCACAGCCATCCAGCAGCGTAGGCTTTCAGCAAATCAAATGCATAGGCAGCCTCTTCGTAATGCGGTAGTGCAAGTGGATTCTGGCGTTGAAGCGCCTTCCGAGCTTCCCAAGCGCCACGCTGAATTTCCAAAAATACTCCGTATCGGGAATTGAACTGTGGGGCCCAAGATCGGAAATCCTTTTCTAGTGCGATAAAATCCTTGTCGCTGACTGCGTTCTGGGAGTTCGTATAGCGAGTAGTTTCAGTTAATAACTCTTCTCCCTCATTCCCGACCACGACTATCTTGGTGATTACCACGGATTTCGATAATCTTCCTTGCCATTCGATTTGCGTTTCGTTGGGCGACGTGCCGCCGGAGTTCAGGCGTCGTTGCAGAACAAGCCATATCGAGCGTGTCGTTTGGCATCCGTTAACGATGAACGGGTTAGTGAGCGACAAAATGTCGTTGTCCTTTCTAACTACTTTCTCGGTAACAATAGTGATGCCGTTGTTGTAAAGGCCAAAGCGTTCTGGATATTTTTCGATTGTCGCCTCGATGCCTTTGTTGACCTTTCTACGGTTACCTAGAAATTTACGCACGTTCTTTTCATACAGCAAATCTAGATCGCCGGTACGAGCTTTATAGGCCGCCATGAATTGGAAGACATCGGTTAGACTCGTGGCACCAATGAGCAAAGTATCGTCAGAATTCGCGACTGCTGTTCTTAGGTCAACTTTGAGTCCAGCTTCGTCCGACATCGCCTTTTCATCTTCGGCGACCTTGTTATAGATCGTTTCGAGGGAAACTGCTTGGTGAATTCAATTCCGAAGTGCAACACCTGACCCAACGAAGCGGCGCAGGTGCGGTAGCCTGCGCTCCTTCACCGGCAAGTGGAGTTGCACATGAGCTACGCGCACCTGAGCCAAGAGGAACGTTACCAGATTCGGTGGTTGCGGAACGGCGGCTGGACGCTGGAGGACATCGGGCTTGAACTGCGACGATCGCCCAGCACGATCAGCCGCGAGCTGCGGCGCAATGCCACCCCGAAGGGCGCGTACGATCACCGCGACGCACAACGCCAGGCGGTGCAGCGCAGGCACGCCGCAAGTGCGCTGCCTCGCATTGGTGTGGAAGACTGGGCGAAGGTGGAAGCCCGCTTGCGTGAAGACTGGAGCCCTGAGCAGATTGCCGGCACGGGCGACGTGGCCATCAGCATCGAACGCATCTACCAGCACATCGCTGCGGATCGTCAACGCGGCGGCACGCTGTGGCAGCACCTGCGCCGGCGCAAGCGACGGCGACGTCACCGCTGCGGTACCCCGCGGGAGCGCCAGCGCTTTGGCGGCCGGCGGATTCACGAACGT encodes the following:
- a CDS encoding DNA mismatch repair protein MutS yields the protein MNPQDLARHTPLMRQYLAAKAEYPGTLLFFRMGDFYELFYDDARKAARLLDITLTQRGESAGAPIPMAGVPYHAVEAYLAKLVRAGESVAICEQIGDPNGKGPMERKVVRVVTPGTVTDEALLPERRDNLLLAIARGSDGFGLAWADLASGRFVLSEVADDAALAAELARLAPAETLVGEDAAMPQAVASLNGLRQRPPWHFDETSAARELTAFFGTRDLSGFGADGLHAAIGAAGCLLQYLKETQKAALPHLTGLAVESADETLAMDAATRRNLELDTHPTGDTRYTLLGVLDATITPMGARMLRRWLHRPLRDRTVLRARHQAVGVLIDARTFEPLREKLRAIGDLERILARVALRSARPRDLATLRDGLAAAPALREVLSRIESPLLHDLLQRIGDHADTARLLAQAIVERPPMLLRDGGAIADGYDAELDELRQLATHADQYLVELEARERAATGIATLKVGYNRVHGYYIEFGKSHDAKAPAHYTRRQTTKNAERYITEELKTFEDKVLSAKERSLMRERALYEGVLDALIDKLAPLKDAAAAIAELDVLADLAERADTLDWNAPQLVDAPCIAIERGHHPVVEQVRTEPFEPNDLALDDSRRMLVITGPNMGGKSTYMRQNALIVLLAHIGSFVPAARATLGPIDRIFTRIGAGDDLARGQSTFMVEMSETANILHNATAQSLVLMDEVGRGTSTYDGLALARAAAVHLATHNRAFTLFATHYFELTELAAQFDSIANVHLDAVEYHDRERGDQLVFMHAVKDGPADRSFGLQVAALAGLPKAVIADARQTLAQLERGVHSSAGAEVAAHSNGTASPQSDLFAAPSVDPKWLDLAEALRSLDPDALTPREALDALYRLQGKLPQG
- a CDS encoding Phosphate regulon transcriptional regulatory protein PhoB (SphR), coding for MHKRILIVEDEASIRDMVAFALRKADMDVAQAADARAAEIAIADAPPDLILLDWMLPGMTGLELARRLRHDPRTAEVPIIMLTARGEEMDRVNGLEAGVDDYVVKPFSTRELIARIKAVLRRAQGDDGAGSVEMGGLRIDGPAHRVFAGATQIEIGPTEYRLLHFFMTHAERVYSRAQLLDHVWGGSVYVEERTVDVHIRRLRKTLEPFGLEGLIQTVRGTGYRFSASP
- a CDS encoding Phosphate regulon sensor protein PhoR (SphS), whose translation is MNGDRARARRLAAQLRDLRTVACALPDALVLLDPDGRVRWCNPAASQLLGIAWPRDRGQPVAARFGEGEAGAWLRAGQGDGDDIASPVDAAVRLQLTLIPYGDQRRLLIARDISRVARLEQVRRDFVANVSHELRTPLTVIHGYLELLDPEDVPALAPVLNEMRAQSQRMRQIVEDLLELSRLEMQQRVVEERVEMAPMLETLRREAEALSQGRHRIALEDSAHADLLGSPKDLHSAFSNLVSNAVRYTPEGGSITIRWKRAGSGAEYSVSDTGYGIPAEHLSRLTERFYRVSSSRSRATGGTGLGLSIVKHVLNLHDASLRIASEAGKGSTFACVFDGARLLDAEAGVQTSS